From a region of the Prosthecobacter debontii genome:
- a CDS encoding thioredoxin family protein: MAEVPSTRILPLGSTAPEFELPAALGQTYTLDDVRGPRGLLVMFVCNHCPFVIHLAAALSEFAKELETQGIGVVAITSNDIEKYPADSPAKMVEFSAQYGWNFPYLYDADQSVAHAYVAACTPDFYLFDGELKLTYCGQFDGSRPKNTTPITGDDLRAAVQALLAGEAPIQTQRPSTGCNIKWKPGNEPDHFKLH, encoded by the coding sequence ATGGCTGAAGTTCCCTCCACACGCATCCTCCCGCTTGGCAGCACCGCTCCTGAATTTGAATTGCCTGCTGCTCTGGGGCAAACCTACACGCTGGATGATGTGCGAGGTCCACGGGGCTTGCTGGTGATGTTTGTGTGCAATCACTGCCCCTTCGTCATCCACCTCGCTGCAGCTCTGAGTGAGTTCGCCAAGGAGCTAGAGACTCAGGGTATTGGCGTGGTGGCCATCACCTCCAACGACATCGAAAAATACCCAGCCGATTCTCCCGCGAAAATGGTGGAGTTCAGCGCTCAATACGGCTGGAATTTTCCTTACCTTTACGATGCAGATCAAAGTGTGGCCCATGCCTACGTCGCCGCCTGCACGCCTGATTTTTATCTTTTCGATGGCGAACTGAAGCTGACCTACTGTGGACAGTTCGATGGATCACGACCTAAAAACACCACGCCGATCACGGGTGACGACCTCCGTGCAGCAGTGCAAGCTCTGCTAGCGGGAGAAGCGCCCATCCAGACGCAACGCCCCAGCACCGGTTGCAACATCAAGTGGAAACCGGGCAATGAGCCGGATCATTTCAAGCTGCACTAA